Genomic DNA from Mus musculus strain C57BL/6J chromosome 11, GRCm38.p6 C57BL/6J:
ggctcagtggttaagagcactggctgctcttccagaggtcctgagttcaattcccagcagccacatggtggctcacaaccatctaaaggGATccggatgtcctcttctggtgtgtttggacAGCAacagtgatagtgtactcacatacataaaatacaaatatgacTTTATAAAATCAACACAGCACAAAATGTATGAATGTAAAGTTAATTTAtggttggagggatggctcaaaagtgaagagcacttgatgctcttgcacaggactcaggTTTGGTACCTAGCTCAtaactctgtaactccagtttcagagaccTGATACCCTCTCTGAGCTCAGAGGGTACccaggatacacacacatatcaaagtACATCTTCTAGTGGGTTTAAAATCATACAACCACATTTAACAATcaattttttctcctttctttggtttctgaaatagggtcttgctatatagctgtCTGGCCAGCTACTATTTATCCCGAACTGGGGCAATCCTTCTGTCCCagcttccctagtgctgagattaaaggtgtgcacgacCACTTGGCTGagtccttttgagacaggggtttctttgttttgttttgggacaggcCATCATGTAGCCTacgctggcctcagattcactgtgtagctaaggatggccttaaacttctgGTCCTCAGTCTGGGATGTGCAATCATACCAAACCAGAACAGGCAGTGCTAACAGTGAGTGGCCCTTCCCCCACTCACCGGTGCAGATCATTCCACCAATAGGCCTTCACTTCCTTCCAGGGGGCCTTCTCTACCTCCCAGGGggccttctctttctcccaggaggccttctcttcctcccaggaggccttctctttctcccaggaggccttctcttcctcccaggaggccttctcttcctcccaggaggccttctcttcctcccaggaggccttctcttcctcccaggaggccttctcttcctcccaggaggccttctcttcctcccaggaggccttctcttcctcccaggaggccttctcttcctcccaggaggccttctcttcctcccaggaggccttctcttcctcccaggaggccttctcttcctcccaggaggccttctcttcctcccaggaggccttctcttcctcccaggaggccttctctttctcccaggaGGCCTTCTCTTCCACTTTGTGTTCTAAGGTCTTATTGACCCTCTGTGTTGCTTCCAGTGCCACCTGGAGTGAAACAGAcagatcatttatttattttatgtatatgattatacactgtagctattctgacacaccagaagagggcattagatcccatgagatggttgtgagccaccatatggttgctaggaattgaactcaggacctctggaagagcattgaatgcttttaactgctgagccatctctccagatcagTTTAAAGATGGATTTTACTATcttaggaaaagagaaaaataataaattttaattctCATGAGCACTGTGGTGGACTCATGAGAAATAACCCTCAAGCTTCAAGCATTTGACACAAAGTTACACTCTTTTCATACATACACTATTATTGCTTTTGCAAGGCCTCACAAGcaccaggcaagcactccactaCTGATCTATATAGCATAGCCCTAGTCTGTTCTTTCCAAATCAACAGGCATCCAAGGACTAGAGAATATAGcaattgctgctcttgcaggctCTGCTTCTAGTGCCCAGTGTCCACGGTGACAGCTCCAGTCTAGACTAGACTTCTAGTCTCTTTGTAAATGTACAAGCAGGCAAATATGCatccatattttttctttttctttttcttggggggggggttctctgtatagctctggctgtcctggaactcactctgtagaccaggctggccttgaactcagaaatctgcctctacctccccaaggtctgggattaaaggcatgtgccaccattgcagggcatatcttttttttttttttaagatttatttattatatgtgtgtacactgtagctgtcttcagacactccagaagagggcatcagatttttgttacagatggttgtgagccaccatgtggttgctgggatttgaactcaggacctttggaagagcagtcggtgctcttaaccgctgagccatctcaccagcccccctggcATATCTTAACTCttgttttttttatctttttttgttttttccagacagggtttctctgtatagccctggctgtcctggaactcactttgtagaccaggctggcctcgaactcagaaatccgcctgcctgtgctgagattaaaggtgtgcgccaccatgcccgggcTTGCATATCTTAattcttgagacaggtttttcaCCATAAAAAAACAGGCTTGACAGAAACTCACAGATCTACCCTACCAACCTCTGCCTTCTTCTAAGTGCTTGGGATTCTAGAGTTTGCCACCACATTcagctaaaaaaaattttttttttgtaaatgcaTCTAACTCCGATTGGGTGTGGTGACTGACagctttaattccaacactcaaaaaggtagaggcagtaagcctccatgtatgatctacatagcaagacccagaCCAACCAGAGCTATAGTGAGACCCTTGTTCAAAAAACAAGCTTGTCCTTGCGTGTGGtatatggtggtacatgcctgtaatctcagcattccagaaaatgaggcaggagttcaaggtcaaactCAGCCACATTAAGATCCCACTTTaatttgggcagtggtggtgcacgcctttaattccagcacttgggaggtagaggcaggcgatttgagttcgaggccagcctggtctatagagtgagctccaggacagccagggctacacagagaaaccctgtctggaaacaccAAAAAAGACCCCActtaaaaaaccaacaacaaaaaaaaaaaaacaaacaaacaaaaaagcatctATATTAATTTCTCCATTACCAGAAATGTTATCCACTAATCCATTTTTTGAAGTATTTGAGTGCCTTGGACAGACCAGACAACACTTTCCAGTGGATAGAAGCTAGACCACTGCTTAGCCCCATAAATCGATAAGAGCTACGTGTAATTTTAGAAAATCAGACATCATGCCAGGTGGTGGCACAGGTCTTCAGTCCCAGGATACCGGAGGTagaggcctggtctacagcctgagttccaggacaggcaaggctatTGAGAAACCCCTGTAAAGCAACTGTTCAATGTGAGTCCCAACCCCTCTGGCAAACCTCTATTGTATCTCCAAAAGATATTACATTATGATTCGCAAAAGtagttagttatgaagtagcaatgaaaatttcatggttgggggtcaccacaacgtgaggaactgtattaaagggtgcagtgttaggaaggttgagagccgctGGTGTTAGAGAGATGACAGATCACAAGCCAGAAAGAAAATCTCTGGGCCAGAGACTGCATGCCGTTCTGATCTCCTTCCCCAGTCTGTACCTGCTTCCTCTGTAGCTGCTCATGGAGGTCAGCGTACTTGTCtttcagctcctggttttgttggtaAAGCTCCTCACTGAGCTGTTCCATCTCTTCTACCTTTTCCTGCAAGAGAAGGCAGGCAGGTAGCTTTAAAGTCCTTCCCACAAGCTGCTAAGTGGGATTCTCGCTCACAGTGACACTGGAGAGCAGTTACATCATGCACACGCAACGGCACAAAagtcaaggcatggaggttggcTTCACCAGAAAAAGATGAGAAAACCTGAGGGCCCCTCCTGAGCACAGTGGAATCTTAGacctccagaggctgaggcaggagaactaccCTGAATTATGCCAGCTTGGGCCATAGCATTGAATTCTCTCTTTAAAAGAAttgaagggagaaagaaatcatgtattgtttgattttttttttaaagcatcccTAATTTGTTCCTGTGTGGGTTAGAGTAGAACCATACAGATAGGATTTCTCCAACACTGCCTACAGCCACTTCAAAGCCTATGGACTCAAAGTAGGCAACTGCTATGCCCCAAGGCTAGCAGGGAGATGGCTTACAGACCTTATTGATAACAACCATTATGTCCTCGTCAGGGTCTGGACAAAACTGGAAAGGGACACTTGTTCCCCGGACTAAACCATCTTCATCCACATAGCAGAACTGGTAGCGCTCCACATCCTTGGGAAGGTAATAAGCTGAAAGCAGAATGTGATTTTTAATATGAGCGatctcatttaaaaaacaaaacaacttcccAGTCTGGGACAGAGTTATCAGCATCTTCGACCCAGTATTTTCCTACCTTTGAATTGGATTTCCTGCTGTGTGGCTGAATCCTTGTTTTGGTCTTTTGGCAAGGGAGCCCACATGAAGGTATAATACTCCTGAGTGGTCTTCCACCCTACCTGCAAGGTCAAGGGACTCTAATTCAGCACTGACAACTTGAATAAGTCTTATTTTtacaataatttctttaaaaaagcatttatattttatttgtatatactgAAGATAGAATGAATTCGTTATGACAAGATCCCTGTTTCTTGTCTGGCCATTatatggggggcagggggaggaaatCTCAACCTGTGGCAAATCTCCAAAAATAGATACATTATAAATTAAATGTTCACTGCAGTAGGAAGGCTCTAAAccttctgaaacaaacaaaaaaccaaaacaaatcgtGTTGAGGTCCAATTGGCAAAAGGTAACCTCGGAAGGGGGTTACCAGATAAGAGTGCAGTCTGTGTGAAGTTTACCCTGAGGACGTCAGGATAGGGAGGACACTGAGACAGGGCCTCAAAGCTGCATCCTCTAAGACACCTGCCACCATGTTgatgataaaataaatagaaatagctGGTAGCTTTAATGATTTTTCTGGGTATTGACTTCAATAAATCAGGAGACTGGCTAAGTGGAAAATATTCTCACTAGATGTTCAGACAGGGGCAAGAGGTAGCTCAAATCTTATCTAAGAtaaaaggacagaaaatagaaagggAGTCATTGTGGTCTTCAGAAGATTGAGCAAACACCCAGCAAACAGGAGGCCAAATTACCATTTAGTGAATTTTGACCCATTTCCGTTTCCAAGAAATCAGAGCAGGTTGAAAACGCTCTACCACAACAAGCCCATCTGGAAACCCTAGGACATATTTTAGACCCTTCTTTATATTGCTGGGAACATCTCAGAGCCACAGAAGTCTGTGGGACAGgaagcagttttatttttattttaaaaatttttatttttaggttttttgggacagggtttctctgtgtagctctggctgtcctggaactcactctgtagaccaggctggtcatgaactcagaaatctgcctgcctctgcctcccgggtgctgggattaaaggcgtgcgccaccacgcccggcttattattattgttgttagtggtggtggtggtttttttgtatagagacagggtttctctgtatagctgtggctgtcctggaactcactctgttagaccaggctggcctcaaactcccaaaatccgctgcctcttcctctcaagtgctgggactaaaaggtgTGCGCCGCCACTGCCCGGCTTGGAAACATTTAAGATACCAGGTCGAGGAGAGAGCTTGAAGCACAGGTAGACATATGCAAAGAAGCTGACTGACTCTCACCTGCTTTTGGTTGAAAGTAGCTGTCACTACATTTATAATAGGTGATACAGCACTGTTTAAAATCACTTGAAACTTAGCATGGCAGTATCctctaacctcagcacttggaaggctaaggcagaaagatcacaagttcgaaatcatcctcagctacagctgagtttgaggatagctgGCCTGAACCACACGTGAGCCCCTGACTCATTTGTACATGCTACCAGGGACTGCTGGTGTTAGGGGTGTGCTGAAAGAAAGCTTTATAAGTGAGATATGAAGGACCAAGCTTCACAGTCAATGTTATAATCTTTTAATTAACCAAAGGAATTCAGAAAATGGTGGTTTGGGAGTCAATCCGTCTTAGCAGCTAGACACTAGAGTCACTAGCTACCAATACCAAGGACATCCATTTTGCTCATCCTGAATCCTTGGGGGTTGAGGGTGGGGTACCATGCTACCTCCTCCGCAGGAGAGGCCCAGCCCACAGCAAATCTTCAGAATGCTGCCTGCTGAAGTCAAGTTTTGTGGAGACTTTAGGTAGAAAACTCTAGgttaatcttttatttatctatttatttattgatattaTCAAAATACCTTTGGAATGCACAGAGCAATTAAAATACAGCCAGGCTATATTGAACCTGCCCATATAGCATTtaggatcctcctgcttcagctgggACTACAAGCGCACCACCATTTATCttgctttgaaaaaaatgtaaactgTTTTATTGTCTGCAGCCACATAAGTtctatatgtggaggtcagaggacaggcaGCATGGGTTGGTTCCCTCCTTCTATGTACCATAAAGGACCTAGATACtctccgggcgtggtggcacacgcctttaatcccagcactttggaggcagaggcagcagaatttctgagttcgaggccagcctggtctacaaagtgagttccaggacagcctgggctacacagagaagaaaccctgtcttgaaaacccaccccccaaaaaataaaaggaCCTAGATACTGAACTCAAGTCACCCACAGAGCCACATCACTGGGCCTACGTCTTTttgaacatttaattttattgtatctgcgtgtgtgtgtgtgtgtgtgtgtgtgtgtgtgtgtgtgtgtggagggtatGCATGCCACAATACCcatgaaggtcaaaggacaactctataatgttggttctctccttctacctttgaGAGGACTAAGTTTACATGACCtatacacactgagccatcttacccaTCTTGAAAATGGGTTAACAAAtcaaacaaggggctggagagtctGTACCCACAGGTACCTGTGCTCACACATGCCCATACaccccacatatatacataaaaataaaaaataaaaatcttattttaagACTTCTTATTTGAAAATCCAAAAAGACTTCTATGTATGAGTTTTGGCTTACATGATACATctataccatgtgcatgcccagcaatcacagaggctagaaaaggggatcatggggctggagagatggctcagcagttaagagcacggactgctcttccagaggtcctgagttcaattcccagcaaccacatggtggctcccaaccatctgtaatgggatctgatgccctcttctggtgtgtgtctgaagacagctacagtgtacttacatataataaatctttaaaaaaaaatgaaaaattagccAGGTATGATGAAACATTACTACAGTGCCAGCACTGAGATAgcaagcaggaagatcaagagttacACGGCCATCTTTGGCTACAACACAGAGCTtgattgaggctagccttgaaaggAGATCCTGTCTGGACCCTTCCTAACAAAGCTATCAAAACTCTAAGGTTCATCCATCTTACTAAGTCCTGCTTGCATATTTCAATATGGgataatgcatttttatttttaacttgtttactcaaattttatgtgcatgagtgttttgcttgcacctATATCTGTCTGTATATGGCATATACTGTGGATGGTGctaggtcagaagagagcatcagacttcctgagttacagatgattgtgggcAGCTATGTATCAAACCCAGTttttccctggaagagcagtgagtgctcttaaccactgagccatctctttagccctcaaAATAGGGctaaatttttaaaagcatttagaCTGATCTTTGAAAGCATAATAAAACTTGGGATTGTGGGATTTTTCTCCCATCTTTTAGTTTGAGACTGTTaagttaatttgtttttgtttagagaaggctctcactatgtagccctggctggcttggaactctatgtagatcaggattaCTTGACCTCAAATGCAGACacccttctgtctctaccttctgagtcctgggattaaagaaatcAGGCTGAAATTAAAAAACAGGCTTGGCTGAGCATAGGTAATACACGCCtttgatgccagcacttgggaggcagaggcacatctgaattcagcctggtctacagagttccagtaCAGTCAAGGATACAGAGattaaccctgtcttgaacaagaCAACAATGCCTGAGGCTCATACAAACCAGTGTGTGATGTTGGGCAGACATAATATACCTGGAACCTAAGACGCACCCTAGTTCCTAATCCCTTAGTGTTAACACTTACTTTAAAGATGCCAATCCAGTCCTTGCGTCGAGGGATGAACTTTTCAGTGAGGGTGTAATAGCACATGATATCTCCTCTAGGAGCATAGAACTTCTCCACATTGTTAAACAGGACCTGAGAGAAGTTGCCATGTTCCAGCAAGGTAGGTATGGGGCACTGGTCCATGGTGAAGTCCTGTCAGAAGATATGAAATAGAGGATGTGAGAACCTACCTCAATAGGAAAGGTATAAAATGAAAAGACTAAGAAAGAGCTGATGGGAGATTTCCAGGCTCTACCCAAGAGAGTTCTATTCAGGCAATGGAGAAGCACTGGGTGAGAAGAGCTTGCCTTCTGCCTCACCTTGCCTGATGTGCATACTTCTAACCTTCTTATGTTATGAGCATTTCCTGAGAACATCTGCACCTGGAGCACCACTGCCTTCCCACACTagtcattatttttattctttatgtcTATTTCTTTCTCCTACAACAAGCTGGGATAGAGAAAACTGTGAGGAACTTGGGAATTTTCAGTCCTAAATTCTCTACTTTTCACCCCAGCAAATCATGACTTTAGGAAAGTTACTCTTTGGATCTCAGTTTTCCATTCAATTCCATTTATCCCATAATAATTAGGGCCTTACATTTTTTTTAGTCACTATGCCAGGAGTATGGGATTTAGGACAAAGGGATAAAAGAATGTCGTGACAGGTAGTGGTGACAAATGTCTTCTAAAGTCAGCATTGTGCCCTTCAAGTTCTAGAGGACTTAttactctctctcttcctcctcttccttccctggaCCCCCTAATACTGGCAGTAATTTCAAGGCAAGaagaaaccaaaaatcaaaattaagttGGAAGCCCAAAAAGCTAAGACATTTTCAAAAAAGTAATGGATTGTTAGTTCCATATTCTATCTAAATCCTTGCTCTTTTTCCCAAAATCTAAAGCTGGTCATGTGGGTAGTGACTTGGAAGagatttttctttagatttatgtTATCACCTACATGTATGAATCTATGTGCACCACTTGCAAGCATGGGGCCTGTGAAGACCAAAAGGGCATCGGGTCCTGTGAAACAGGAATCATATGGTTGTACTGTTGTACAGATGTTGGTAGTGGTGATCAAACCTGGGAGCCCTGCCAAGAGCAGTTCAGCTGCTCCAGCCTCCAAACCAGCTCTCTGGGACCCAAAGCagggattttaaaaaacaaccacatggtggctcagagatctgaggctctcttcccaagtgtctaaagacagccaGTGTACTAACATAGTGGTAAataaattgggggtggggtggggtgagttcaatttccagcaaccacatggctcacacCCATCCTTACAGCTACAGTGTCAAATACATAAGTAaaccttaaaacaaaaaaacaaaaaaacaaaaaaacaaaacaaaacaaaacaaaaaaaacaagcggGGCAtggtgtggtgcatgcctttaatcccagcacttgcgaggcagaagcaggcagatttctgaaagttcgaggccagcctggtctacagagtgagttccaggacagccagggctatacagtgaaaccctgtctcgaaaaaccaaaaataaataagtaaatataaataaaagcaaaacaagcagggcaatggtggtacacgcctttaatcccagcatttgggagacagaggcaggagcattCGGGGTCACCCTCAGCCACAGCAATTCTACTGAGGCCTAGATTTCTGAGGCTATTTCAAGAAACAAGATACCACAACCAAAGCCGTTTAACCTGGGAATGGTGTAGAGATTCTGTAAACTGTCTGaaatgagccgggcagtggtggggctcgcctttaatcccagcacttgggaggcagaggcaggtggatttctgagttcaaggctagcctggtctacagagtgagttccaggacagccaggactgcacagataaaccctgtctcgaaaaacaaaacaaaataaaacaaaaacaaaaacgaaacaaaaaaacaaaacaaagcccaaaaaacaaaaaactgtctgAAATGGTTGTTACCAGtttgtttcctcttccttccttccagcagTTTCCAAAAGGATTAGGGCCCTCAGGGGAGCTGctgataatgtattttaaaatgaatttcagaATACAatgcatggtagtacatgcctttaattccagtacttgggagttcaaggccaggcttgttaacaatgagttccagggctgcacagagaaatgctgtctttagaaaaaaaaaaaaaaaaaaaagccggacagtggtggtgcacgcctttgatcccagctcttgggaggcagaggcaggcagatttgagttcgaggccagtctggtccacagagtgagttccaggacagccaaggctacagagaaaccctgtcttgaaaaaaaaaaaaagtcccaggaACTGGCTTTTAGCACCTAAGAAAACCAGACATTATCACCTAATGAGGTTTAAAGTTGTATGTGCTAGGCCCAAAACTGTTCCATGAAACAGTCTTTTTTtgtatgtctttttttaattagatatttttctttatctacatttcaaatgttatccctattcctagtttcccctccaaaaaacccctatcccctccccctccccacccactcccattcctggttcaggcattctcctatacttgggcatagagccttcacacgaccaggggcctctcctcccattgatgagaggctaggccaccctctgctatatatatagctagagccacaagttccaccatgtgttttctttgattggtggtatactTCCAAGGAGCTCGAGGGTACTAGTTACttcatattggtgttcctcctatggggcttcagtccccttcagctccctgggtatttctctggctccttcactggggaccttgtgctctgtccaatggatgactgtgagcatccacttctgtatttgcctggcaTTGGCAAAGCCTTGCAGGAgagagctgtatcaggctcctgtcagcaggctcttgttggcatctgcctagttgtctgggtttggtggtctTATTGTGAAGCAAGGCAGCAACAGCCAGGTCTACTTCTCACTCAGGGTAAATGGGCAAACTACAGTTCTAagtttttggagaaaaaaaaaaaagtaagttccAAACACTCAGAGCTCCTGACAGTACCCAGTAAAGCACTTGGTCTAGGCATCCCTAATCTTGCATGATAAGTAAGCTACAAAGACCTGATAgttacagggctggagagttggctcaatggttaagaggtcttccagaggatctaggtttaatttccagcaactgcaaggcagcttacaactatctATCCAGTTTGAGGACAtgacaccctcacagacatacatgcatacaagcaaAACGCCAATGCACATAATATaacaatttcaaaaagaaaagacctAGTGTATAaaatgtgtagccctggatgtcctggaactccctgagGTAGACAAACTGACCTTTGTCTacaatttacagagatccacctgcctctgcctctgcctctcaagtgctaccaagtgctgagattaaaggcatgaactaaCAACCGCCTGGTAAATGAAGTCCTTTGTTATAtgagttttttcttttgcaaaaaataagaaaaagggcTCAGAGGttgagcactgtctgctcttccagaggtcatgagttcaattcccagcaaccacagggtggctcacaaccatctgtactgaggactagtgccctctcctggcttgcaGGCATAAATGCAAGCAGAATACCGtgcacttaataaataaatacatcttggggctggatagatggctcaatggttaagagcactaactgttctttcaaaggtcctgagttcaaatcccagcaaccacatggtggctcacaaccatctctaataagatctgatgccctcttctggtgcacctgaagacagctacagtgtacttagatataataaatcttaaaaacaacaacaacaacaacaaacaacaacaaaaacagacggGTCCTccccaaagtttaaaaaaaaataagaaaaagtctGTTAAGTTATAATATAACATCTCAAAATTATTCTTCTAAGCTCCATCCATGGTCACCTGAGGCACTGACAACTTTTCCACTTGGGCTGCCTAGAGCAACCTACAGTTACAGGACACAAGTGGCCAGAGCCCTGGAAGGCCATGGTGGGTGACACAGCAAGGCTAGGTTTGGAACCTCAGCACACTGGGGTGATGGGTCTGGGTACCACCGCGAACCCATACATAGGGCCACTGCTGCAGGACCCTGACTCCTGTCAGAGACGAACCCAACAGGTCTGGTCTCTGGAAAAACCAGCCAGAATTTCTCAGGACTCGAAAGGGGTCCCACGCCCTCCCAAACCCACTGTGGGTAATCGGAGCACTCCAAGACGGCCTAGGGTGATGCCGAAGCCCCCACACCCTGCCCTGCctgtagaccctgtctcaaggtctGAATTCCGGGATCCAAGGGCTCAATTGCACCCCTTAAGGTACTCACCAGGAACAGCAGCCAGCAGCACTAGCGCTGGGAAAGGCGGGTGGGCGAGTTTAAGGACTGAAGGGATGGGCAGGCCCGGCCCACTGAGTCACAAACCCCGCCCTTGCCGCGGGACAGCTGGGACATTTAGTGCCTtttttgaagagctggatttgcCTTTTTTATCACCCCGATGGCAaactggttttttgttgttgttcttgtttgtgtttatattttaatttgctCAAAGCTCATATCCTTGAAAGGGCATTGAGAGTTCATCTAGGGCTGAGCggaggtggcacatgcttttaatcctaccactctggaggcagaggcagaggcaggcggatttctgagttcgaggacagcctggtctacagcgtgagttccaggacagccagggctacacagagaaaccctgtctcaaaaaaccaaaaagaaaaaaaaaaaaaaaaaaaacccaaaaaaaccaaaaaccaaaacactttGGTCACTAATAGTCCTATAGCTGCAGATCAGACTCTGGCATTTTagtctgatacacacacacacacttggtagTAGATACCTCTAATTCCAGTTTTTAAGCACAGGAACACAAGGTCAGCAGTTCAGGGTTAGATTTGGTCGCCAAccaagtttgaagtcagcctggactaTCTGAGACCTtgtctattaaaaaaataatgctcACTCCTGTCCTGAAAGAAAATCTGTTAAACTCCTTTTTGGGTCTTCTGTGACTTGACtcagaaagtcttttttttttttttttaatccccattttatatgtatgagggGCCAGCTTTGAATTTATGGAGAGAAAGTTGCCCTTGTGCTCTAGAGCTTTCTGGTATCCTCAGGTCCTGAAGGAAAAGGCATGTGACTTCTTCATTAAAAGTCTCTTTACTGTAGACACAGAATGAGCAGAGTCTCCCTCCCCttcaatctttctttttcttttcatgtttttgttttgttttgttttaagacagggtttctctgtgtagccctggctgtcctggaactcactctgtagaccaagctggtctcgaactcagaaatctgcctgcctctgcctcccaagtgctgggattaaaggcctgtgccaccactgcctgaatTGTGTGATTCTTATCACAAG
This window encodes:
- the Calcoco2 gene encoding calcium-binding and coiled-coil domain-containing protein 2 — its product is MDQCPIPTLLEHGNFSQVLFNNVEKFYAPRGDIMCYYTLTEKFIPRRKDWIGIFKVGWKTTQEYYTFMWAPLPKDQNKDSATQQEIQFKAYYLPKDVERYQFCYVDEDGLVRGTSVPFQFCPDPDEDIMVVINKEKVEEMEQLSEELYQQNQELKDKYADLHEQLQRKQVALEATQRVNKTLEHKVEEKASWEKEKASWEEEKASWEEEKASWEEEKASWEEEKASWEEEKASWEEEKASWEEEKASWEEEKASWEEEKASWEEEKASWEEEKASWEEEKASWEEEKASWEKEKASWEEEKASWEKEKAPWEVEKAPWKEVKAYWWNDLHR
- the Calcoco2 gene encoding calcium-binding and coiled-coil domain-containing protein 2 isoform X1; its protein translation is MPQSKASDLQDFTMDQCPIPTLLEHGNFSQVLFNNVEKFYAPRGDIMCYYTLTEKFIPRRKDWIGIFKVGWKTTQEYYTFMWAPLPKDQNKDSATQQEIQFKAYYLPKDVERYQFCYVDEDGLVRGTSVPFQFCPDPDEDIMVVINKEKVEEMEQLSEELYQQNQELKDKYADLHEQLQRKQVALEATQRVNKTLEHKVEEKASWEKEKASWEEEKASWEEEKASWEEEKASWEEEKASWEEEKASWEEEKASWEEEKASWEEEKASWEEEKASWEEEKASWEEEKASWEEEKASWEEEKASWEKEKASWEEEKASWEKEKAPWEVEKAPWKEVKAYWWNDLHR